The Gemmatimonadaceae bacterium genome includes a region encoding these proteins:
- a CDS encoding BTAD domain-containing putative transcriptional regulator, with amino-acid sequence MTHLIEFTTLGGIDLRSGDGQRIRTLLGQPKKIAILAYIAGSSRGSSRERSMLQAMFWPEQDDGHARHSLNQTLHVLRTGLGGQGIESIGRAQVAIEQDVILCDVFAFYRAMRSGDLETAERCYRGGFLPGFVVARLPEFERWLDRKRNRLGRDAAQIVWKLALSRERAGDMETAISYARRLLDLTPYDEGALQRVVELLGRAGDQASAREVCDAFARAMRADLDVEPSPSTLRLMQSLEVRSIRPAARARSSATVTALSAERVRASGRSPLARRSVRTRVVGALVTLAAAGMLILLGGSPSLRNPWRALGKELGDERRATADRFYKKGRTEWNERTPEGLRAALSDFTEAVRQDSTLAEGYSGIADTYAMLAWYGLSPSAEELQRARRSAERAVALDPNSAAAHASLGNVEQLVGHDLRAQAEYRRAIELDGSYVAARDWLAFDLAAHGEVQEAVTQLSEARSVAPQSAVVGTDLATMLFWSRDYTHALAELQRVATIDPSYEPMHHLLWRVNEALGRRKEAIDALQRITRDEGDGEKGVHAMERAYATGNWSSVLQQRLSILERPLPNRRLRSIEAATLAAKLGRPRSAVAWLMKARDEGNVALRFARLDPALDSVRGDPRVKAILKE; translated from the coding sequence TTGACGCATTTGATAGAGTTCACAACTCTTGGAGGCATCGACCTCCGCTCCGGCGACGGGCAGCGAATCCGGACGCTCCTCGGCCAACCAAAGAAGATTGCGATTCTCGCGTACATCGCCGGGAGCTCCCGCGGCTCATCGCGCGAACGCAGTATGCTCCAGGCGATGTTTTGGCCCGAGCAGGACGATGGCCACGCGCGTCATTCGCTGAATCAGACGCTGCATGTTCTGCGCACGGGCCTTGGCGGGCAGGGCATCGAGTCGATCGGTCGAGCGCAGGTCGCAATCGAACAGGACGTCATCCTCTGCGACGTGTTCGCATTCTATCGGGCCATGCGCTCAGGGGATCTCGAGACCGCCGAGCGATGCTATCGCGGCGGCTTTCTCCCAGGATTTGTCGTCGCTCGACTACCAGAGTTCGAGCGATGGCTGGATCGAAAACGAAATCGCCTTGGCCGTGATGCCGCGCAGATTGTGTGGAAACTGGCGCTCAGCCGCGAACGAGCGGGTGACATGGAAACGGCAATCTCCTATGCTCGGCGGCTGCTCGACCTGACGCCTTACGATGAAGGCGCACTGCAGAGGGTCGTGGAGTTGCTCGGCAGGGCGGGAGATCAGGCGAGCGCGAGAGAAGTGTGCGATGCATTCGCGCGCGCAATGCGCGCTGATCTCGATGTCGAGCCGTCGCCAAGCACGCTCCGACTCATGCAATCGCTCGAGGTTCGTTCGATTCGCCCAGCCGCGCGTGCTCGCTCTTCAGCAACGGTCACCGCGCTGTCAGCAGAGAGGGTTCGCGCTTCAGGGCGATCTCCACTAGCGCGGCGCAGTGTGCGAACGCGCGTCGTCGGAGCTTTGGTGACTCTGGCGGCGGCGGGAATGCTGATCCTGCTCGGAGGATCTCCGAGCCTTCGCAATCCGTGGCGGGCCCTTGGCAAAGAGCTGGGTGATGAGCGACGGGCGACCGCCGACCGCTTCTACAAAAAGGGCCGAACAGAATGGAATGAGCGAACGCCGGAAGGGCTGAGGGCCGCGTTGTCAGACTTTACTGAGGCCGTTCGCCAAGACAGCACACTTGCCGAAGGCTATAGCGGTATCGCCGACACGTATGCGATGCTCGCCTGGTATGGCCTGTCACCCTCGGCGGAGGAGCTCCAGCGCGCGCGCCGGTCGGCGGAACGCGCGGTGGCTCTCGATCCGAACAGTGCCGCGGCACACGCTTCGTTAGGCAACGTCGAGCAATTGGTCGGTCACGACCTGCGCGCACAGGCTGAATACCGGCGCGCGATCGAGTTGGACGGATCCTACGTCGCCGCGCGGGACTGGCTCGCATTCGACCTTGCCGCGCACGGAGAGGTGCAGGAGGCGGTGACTCAACTGAGCGAGGCGCGATCGGTGGCGCCACAATCGGCAGTCGTCGGAACGGATCTGGCCACCATGCTATTCTGGTCGCGCGACTACACGCATGCTCTTGCCGAGCTCCAGAGAGTCGCGACGATCGACCCATCCTACGAGCCGATGCATCACTTGCTGTGGCGTGTGAATGAGGCGCTCGGCAGGAGGAAAGAGGCAATCGACGCTCTGCAGCGCATCACACGTGACGAAGGTGATGGCGAGAAGGGTGTGCACGCCATGGAGCGCGCGTACGCCACGGGAAATTGGTCGAGTGTGCTCCAGCAACGATTGAGCATTCTCGAACGACCGCTACCAAATCGCCGCCTTCGGAGCATCGAAGCGGCCACCCTGGCGGCGAAACTTGGCCGCCCTCGATCGGCCGTCGCGTGGTTGATGAAAGCGCGAGACGAGGGAAATGTTGCCCTGCGGTTTGCCCGATTGGATCCGGCGCTCGACTCGGTCCGCGGTGATCCACGAGTGAAGGCGATTCTGAAGGAGTAA